A stretch of the Halodesulfovibrio sp. MK-HDV genome encodes the following:
- a CDS encoding CinA family protein, which translates to MHIPELSTQIVELGELLRQNKYMLGTAESCTGGLLSMLLTEVSGSSDWFRGTIVSYANEVKESILHVPHETLLEHGAVSEQTALAMVRGVQEALNLQVAISVTGIAGPTGGTEDKPVGTVWIGFALGTQHFALHHVFSGGRADVRYQTAMAAITTLLHELKR; encoded by the coding sequence ATGCATATTCCAGAATTATCCACTCAGATTGTAGAACTCGGTGAGTTACTTCGCCAAAATAAATACATGCTCGGCACGGCAGAATCATGCACTGGCGGGCTTCTTTCCATGCTACTTACCGAAGTTTCCGGCTCATCCGACTGGTTTAGGGGAACAATTGTTTCCTACGCAAATGAAGTAAAAGAAAGTATCCTTCATGTACCACATGAAACGTTGCTCGAACACGGAGCCGTAAGCGAACAAACCGCTCTGGCAATGGTACGGGGAGTACAGGAAGCCTTGAATTTGCAGGTAGCAATATCTGTAACAGGCATTGCCGGTCCCACCGGAGGCACAGAAGATAAGCCTGTGGGAACAGTCTGGATAGGATTTGCTTTAGGCACGCAGCACTTTGCTCTGCATCACGTATTCAGCGGCGGAAGAGCCGATGTTCGATACCAGACTGCTATGGCAGCAATTACAACGCTGCTGCATGAACTAAAACGTTAG
- a CDS encoding cytidine deaminase: MRCRFLAVFMGIALSVFTFVVVPNAYAEAPIKVVYGFDREFPPFSFEAAKGKAVGFDVDLIRAIFKGQNVKLVTRPLVWDHVLMELSSGAIDLTTGMAKTKQRSLLFTFSEKPTLPMKIRLFTKTPNRVGNITLLRGQKVSVKRGSFQQRVLEDFGGMNVKSFGTKVDAIHALGRDEVQAYCGPEQTAYYYLNRFKYGKISAVGSLMRITESFVSVNRNKERILQMVNKGFQRVVATGEYDSIYRKWFVPELYEDELNMLFEAASEAAVNAYAPYSKVPVGAAVLTRSGKTYVGCNVETAKETVSAIKTAMLKAIADGEYDIRAVAALAPDGSVIAPTAEDRQFLFEFGRGILAAVEPDRGDVKMIMVSQLLPYPILSGNRGFTYD; the protein is encoded by the coding sequence ATGCGCTGTCGATTTTTAGCTGTGTTTATGGGCATTGCCCTGAGTGTATTTACCTTTGTTGTTGTGCCTAATGCATATGCAGAAGCGCCTATTAAAGTTGTATATGGTTTTGACAGAGAGTTTCCGCCATTTTCTTTTGAAGCAGCAAAAGGGAAGGCTGTTGGATTCGATGTTGATTTGATCCGCGCAATTTTTAAAGGTCAAAACGTTAAGTTGGTAACACGCCCGCTCGTTTGGGATCATGTTTTAATGGAGCTTTCTTCCGGCGCAATTGATTTGACCACTGGTATGGCAAAAACAAAGCAGCGTAGCTTGCTCTTTACTTTTTCCGAGAAACCGACACTGCCGATGAAAATTCGTCTGTTTACCAAAACTCCAAATAGAGTCGGGAATATTACCTTGTTGCGCGGGCAGAAAGTGTCCGTAAAACGTGGTTCATTCCAGCAGCGTGTTCTAGAGGATTTTGGTGGCATGAATGTGAAGTCGTTCGGGACTAAAGTGGATGCAATCCACGCTCTTGGTCGTGACGAAGTACAAGCATATTGTGGACCAGAACAGACCGCCTACTACTACTTGAATCGTTTTAAATACGGCAAGATTAGTGCTGTAGGTAGCCTCATGCGTATTACAGAATCGTTTGTTTCGGTGAACCGTAACAAAGAGCGTATTCTGCAAATGGTGAACAAAGGGTTCCAGCGCGTTGTTGCAACGGGTGAATACGATAGTATTTACCGTAAGTGGTTTGTGCCGGAATTATACGAAGATGAGCTTAACATGTTGTTCGAAGCCGCTTCTGAAGCCGCTGTGAATGCATATGCCCCATATTCAAAAGTTCCTGTAGGTGCAGCAGTGCTTACTCGTTCTGGTAAAACGTATGTCGGTTGTAACGTTGAAACTGCTAAGGAAACTGTTTCGGCCATTAAAACAGCAATGCTTAAAGCGATTGCGGACGGTGAATACGATATCCGTGCAGTGGCAGCACTTGCTCCGGATGGGTCAGTTATCGCCCCGACCGCTGAAGATAGGCAGTTTTTGTTCGAGTTCGGACGCGGCATTCTTGCAGCAGTTGAACCGGATAGAGGTGATGTGAAAATGATTATGGTTTCCCAGCTGTTACCATATCCTATTTTGTCTGGTAACAGAGGGTTTACCTACGATTAG
- a CDS encoding universal stress protein: MVAIKKAVVAVDFSDESTYIAEYARLFAEKFDAELIVVYAAPSLNQYVGFHVPPNTIESFVGEIVTGAEKSMDNFLEKHFSGVKTTGKVVTGFAAEEILEIAADAKADLIIMGTHGRTGIDRILFGSVAAKIVRGADIPVLTVRPDFTK; encoded by the coding sequence ATGGTTGCTATAAAAAAAGCTGTTGTGGCTGTCGATTTTTCTGACGAAAGTACCTATATCGCAGAATATGCAAGACTTTTTGCTGAAAAATTTGACGCTGAACTGATCGTTGTTTACGCAGCTCCTTCATTAAACCAGTATGTAGGTTTCCACGTCCCACCGAATACAATCGAATCCTTTGTTGGTGAAATTGTTACCGGTGCAGAAAAAAGTATGGACAATTTCCTAGAAAAACACTTCTCCGGTGTAAAAACCACAGGTAAAGTTGTTACAGGTTTTGCCGCTGAAGAAATTCTTGAAATTGCAGCTGATGCAAAAGCCGATCTCATTATTATGGGTACACACGGCAGAACCGGCATAGACAGAATCCTGTTTGGTTCTGTAGCTGCCAAAATTGTTCGCGGAGCAGATATTCCGGTCCTTACAGTAAGGCCAGATTTTACCAAGTAA